In Flexibacter flexilis DSM 6793, a genomic segment contains:
- a CDS encoding metallophosphoesterase encodes MNRIVILLLVVASVIFLDWYAYQTIKVAVQNWTGVGRLVVQRGYWVLSALLIVFLALITLTRVGVLGQASEITRNIVATAFFGILLTKIFLVLFSAISDVWRVTQYAFEMVQGWISTPTKAATDVAEATPAATDNTITRSEFLAKTGAVVSAMPLVTMGYGILSGAHDYRVHRQKIYLPNLPKEFHGLRVGQLSDIHSGSFFNKTAVKGGVEMLLNEKPDVIFFTGDLVNNYAKEVEDYIRIFDKVKAPLGVYSVLGNHDYSDYVAWDSAEAKRRNLQDLMHAHKLMGWHLLNDEHIFLEQNKEKLAVIGIQNWGAKGNFPKYGNLHKAHAGTEEAPVKLLLSHDPSHWDAQVRKEFKDIDLMMAGHTHGMQFGIETEFFKWSPVQYMYKQWAGLYTEGNQHLYVNRGFGYLGFPGRIGILPEITVFELCKA; translated from the coding sequence ATGAATCGTATTGTAATTCTGCTGCTTGTAGTGGCTTCTGTTATTTTTTTGGATTGGTACGCCTACCAAACCATCAAAGTTGCGGTGCAAAATTGGACTGGCGTGGGTCGGTTGGTGGTGCAACGTGGCTATTGGGTATTGTCGGCTTTGTTGATTGTGTTTCTGGCTCTCATTACGCTTACGCGTGTGGGTGTGCTGGGGCAGGCAAGCGAAATCACGCGTAACATTGTCGCAACGGCTTTTTTCGGTATTTTATTAACCAAAATTTTCTTGGTTTTATTCTCGGCTATCAGCGACGTTTGGCGCGTGACGCAATACGCTTTCGAGATGGTGCAAGGCTGGATAAGCACACCAACCAAAGCTGCCACGGACGTGGCAGAAGCGACACCCGCCGCCACCGACAACACGATTACGCGTTCCGAATTTTTGGCCAAAACGGGTGCGGTGGTTTCGGCTATGCCGTTGGTAACGATGGGTTACGGCATTTTGTCGGGGGCGCACGACTATCGCGTACATCGCCAAAAAATTTATTTACCCAACCTGCCCAAAGAGTTTCACGGCTTGCGCGTGGGGCAACTTTCGGACATTCATAGCGGTAGTTTTTTTAATAAAACAGCCGTAAAAGGTGGCGTGGAAATGCTCCTGAACGAAAAGCCTGATGTTATCTTTTTTACGGGTGATTTGGTGAACAATTACGCCAAAGAAGTAGAAGATTATATCCGAATTTTTGATAAAGTAAAAGCTCCGTTGGGCGTGTATTCGGTGTTGGGTAACCACGATTATTCGGATTATGTGGCATGGGACAGCGCAGAGGCCAAACGCCGCAACCTGCAAGACCTCATGCACGCGCATAAGCTCATGGGCTGGCATTTGCTCAACGACGAACATATTTTCTTGGAACAAAATAAAGAAAAACTCGCCGTGATTGGGATTCAGAACTGGGGTGCAAAAGGTAATTTTCCGAAATACGGCAACTTACACAAAGCGCACGCAGGCACGGAGGAAGCTCCCGTAAAACTTTTGTTATCGCACGACCCCAGCCACTGGGACGCGCAGGTTCGCAAGGAGTTCAAGGACATTGATTTGATGATGGCAGGCCACACGCACGGTATGCAGTTTGGCATCGAAACGGAGTTTTTCAAGTGGTCGCCTGTGCAATATATGTACAAACAATGGGCAGGGCTTTACACGGAAGGCAACCAACATTTGTACGTGAACAGAGGTTTTGGCTACTTGGGTTTTCCTGGTCGCATTGGCATTTTGCCCGAAATTACGGTATTTGAGCTTTGCAAAGCCTAA